The genomic window AACAGCCAACTCAAAAGCCAGCCGCGAAAGTACCTAGTTTCGAGAATGGTGAACAGACTAACACCACCTCAAGAACCGAATCAGCACCTGTTTCTAATTCCAAGCAGCGGCGGCGTAATCGTCGTTCTTCCCCGCCAGAAACTCCCAGCAACCCTACAGGAGAATCACAACGGCGTGATTCCGAACAATCCGCACCTTTACCTAAGGTTTCACCTACACCCTCGTTAGTAGAGAAACTACGGGCGATCCGGTCATCTCGTAATGCTTCCCCGGCACCATTGCCACAAAATAACTCACCTGTTTTTAAGCAAAATTCTGCCTCCCCTCAGCCTCTAAATCGATCACATCCTGTGGTTATACCAACAGCACCGTCAACCGAATCCAAACAGTCAGATCCTTCTGGTGTAGTAGTACCAACACAGGAAACACCAAATTCACCGATTCAGAGTCAACCTCAAAATGATAAATTTCCGGAAAAATTGGGAGATGATAACAATTAAAGGGTTCTTTATTTGATATTGCCTACAACAATTTCCCCCTTCTTATTAATTTTCACCGGATTCTTGGGAAAAGCTTGATTATTCAAATAACGCATAAGTTTTACAGTCTGAAAACGCTGATCAATATGAGGGATTCCCTGCCGATCCATCCGAACAGGAATAATTTTACTTGATACCAAATTTCCCGCTGGGTTGAGTTTAACTTCTAAAATCATTGAGTCACCCGTCTGGGCATTTGTAGATAAAGTCCGGTATCCCAGAAAGTTTCCTAAAGAATAGGCAATGATTTTTCCTTTATATATTTCTATCGCTCTCGGAACGTGAGGCCCATGTCCTAGTACTAAGTCTGCTCCCGCATCAATCATGTTTCGAGCAAACTTGATCGAATTACCTCGATTTTCTCCATAAAAAAACTCTGTCTGATTCTTAACTTGTAGTGCCCCTGTTCCTTCGGCGCCAGCGTGCATCGATACTACTATAATGTTGGCTTTCTTTTTGGCTTCTGCTACTAGTGCTTGGGCTACTCCTAAATTATGGATGGAATTATATATTTCATAAGGAGAAAACCCGATCATTGCCACAGAGATATTGTTAGCTTCCAAATAGAGAATTTGATTTTTATGACCTAATGTTGCAATGCCTACAGCCTCAAGATTTTTCTTTGTATCTTTAAATCCTACTGGGCCAAAGTCCATTGCATGGTTATTCGCCATATTAAACACATTAAAACCAGCTTCAGCAAATAGCTGGGCATATGCAGGTGGGGAGCGAAAGGCAAATACTTGTCCACGACTAATATCTTTGGCAGTGTAGGGATAATTAGTTAAGCTACTTTCAAAGTTACCAAATAAGATATCAGATCCTTGCAACTTAGTTCTCACTGACTTTGGTAATAATTGATCTCGAAAACGGGGTAATCTATAGTTAGGAAAATTAGTGCCGGGAATAATATCTCCAACGGCTTTGATGGTAATAGTGTCTGGAAAGGTTTGTTGTTTTGTTGTTGATGGTGTAAGTTCAGGGATAGGTAATGGAAATTGCACAGGCTCGATAGGTGTTGTAGCAGCGTTTAATCGCTGTGATTGCCCAAGCCGGATAATGACTCCTATACTAATACCCAGATATAAACAGACGCTGATAAAACTAAATGAGAGCACTCTCCCCATGCTGCGATTTGCCATTGTTCACTCCTCACACGATGGCATTAGTTTATCCCAAAAAAACTCAAAGCTCTAATGCCTTAGAATCAATATCTGAGTTTGCAAAGGAATTAACTGAAGAATTACGCAATCGCCCAGAAGTGAAAGTCTGTTTCGGTGTAGATGAAAATATTAGCGCCCACGAATTAGTAAACGAAATTTCTCTAAATTTGTTGACTAAAACTTATAACAAAATTGGCGAAAAATATCAAAGCAATCTGATTATTCAGCCCAATAATATTGAAGAAATTAATATTTATAATAGTTCGGAATTTATAGAATATTTTAAATCTTGTGTCAATAATGAATATGATGTTGTGTATACTTATGATTTAACTATAGTTATATAACTTAAACCAATTCTTAAACCTATTAAACCAGATAAATTCAAGCTCAAATAATTGAAATGCTTACAAAATAAGGAAAAACGGAGAGGGGGGGATTCGAACCCCCGTTGGGTTTCCCCAAAACGCATTTCGAGTGCGTCACCATCAACCACTCGGACACCTCTCCAGCTATTTATTTACAGATTTGAGTATCTATTGTATACTCAAGTGCCATGAAGTAAGGGAAATTTTAGCAGATTTCCTATACTACTATAACATTATCGCTTGTTTTGTGTAACGGAATGCTCCGGCAACGCCCAAGCCCAAGACATTTCTCATTATCGTGGTTGGCGCAATTACCTAGTGAGTCAATGACACCCAGAGATATTATTCTGGTGGTGTTGGCGCAGCGTCTTGTTGAGAAGGCCGATCCTCAGATTGAGGTCAATTTCTTACACCAACTAAAAATTACTCTACCCGATTGCAACGAACAAGTTTGCAAACGTTGGTCAGAAATTTAACCAAGTCTAATACCCTAAAACTTACTTTATTCATCAATGCTCAAGTCAAAATCAATCAACATTCCTAAACCAACTCGATATCAAAATGCGGCGATAGATTATTACATGGGAATCACAGATTCCTCCTATCTCCATTACGGCTATTGGGAGCCACTACCTACTGCGGGTGAAGAATTGACTGTAACTCGCCTGCGTGCGGCGCAAGTTGCTTATGCAGCCAAGCTTTTGAGTTTTATTCCAGAGGATACAAAAACTGTGCTTGACGTAGGTTGTGGTATCGGTGGGAACGCAGCATATTTATGCTCACGCGGTTTCACTGTTGAGGGATTAGCACCCGATGTAATCCAACAAGAGAAGTTTATCAAGAATACCAACTCTCAAGTACCTTTCTACTTAACGAGATTTGAAGATTTTCACACTTCACACTCCTACGACCTAGTTCTGTTCAGTGAAAGCAGCCAATATATTGCTGCTGACGATTTGGCTCAAGGTGCAGCTCGTTTATTGAGTAGTGGTGGCTACCTATTGCTTGCGGATATGATGCGTTCTGATGCTGGATATCAAAAGGGCATTTTTTCTAATTGTCATGTCGTTAGCGAACTTCAGGCGGCGTTGATAAAAGCTGGATTCAAGTTAATTAAGACTGAAGACATTTCCAGCCAAATTGCACCAACGATTGACTTGGGTGTTGATAACTTCCGGACTTTTGGGCTGACTACCATCAAATATATTGCGGATATTGTAGCGATCGCACTTCCACCATTACACGCGATCGGTCGTTTAGCGTTCAAACGCTGGCTGGAAAAGCCGATTGTCGAAGGGTTAGCAGCACGCACCATTTTTGATAAGCATCTCTGTTATGAAATTCAACTCTGGCAGTTAGCAATTCATCAGGTTAATTAAGAGGATGCTTGAAAAGTCATAAAGTATACTAAAAACCCCACTTCCATTCCTCTCCCTCATTCCTGAGAGGCTTTGAAACCCCTATTCTATTGTAGGCAAGGGGGGCTAGGGGGGTTAGGTTTTAGAGTACCAAAAATACTTTTCAAACAACCTCTAAGCTCGACTTTATCCATTTTTTGGAAACACCAACGCTGAAAGTGAAACCTTTTTGAAACGGTAATTTTACTTTATGAAGTTCAACGATAACTAGTGACATGAAAAAAGTTTGTGCTAAAAAGCTAGGGTTTTTGCAGAATAAAGAAAACTTAGATGCTCATTTTGGATAAAGTCGAGCTAAGATGACCTCTGAAACAAACACTCAACCTGTTGCAGATAAATCTCCTGTAGAATTTTTAGAACAGTTATAAAATCCTCAAAAGCCAATGAGCATTAGTTGTTTTGTAGTTTTCAGTTTCCATTTTTTAATTGGTTCCACTGCAATGTGCTTTTTTCATCCATCTCGCCATGTATAAATCATTGCTAGCGAAATTAAAACAGTAATCATAATCTATTAATATTTGTATAAATACATAATTAATTGATGTAAACTATGCATATTTTCTATATTCAACCTTGTGCTTTTTTGTCACAATTCTTGTTTTCAATATTCTAGGTAATGTGTTATTAATCTCTCTTGACATGGGATATTTTAGGGATTACTATGTCAATCAATCCGGATTTGATTAACTTCTTTGGAAAATCTCTGTAAATAAATCCAACACTATCCTCACAGCACTGCATGAAACTACGCTGGTTCTTACTGAGCCTTACAAGTATTCTTTTACTGTCATCTCCAGCAAAAGCGAATCCCAACACGAATCAAGTTAGCAACGTAAATGACTGGAGTGCAAATCAATATAATTTACAACTACCAAAACTTCAATTTATTCCTCCGGTTCCTCTAAGCGAACCTGTCAACCCAATAAATACTTCTAAATTCACTGGTGTAGTTCCTCTGGGGCGTGAAATATCAGAACTAAAAACTCCTATTAAAGCATTAATGGAGCACTATAAATTCCTCACTCCCGGAATGTTTTTTATGGACTTGCAAACTGGGGATTATTTTAGTTTTAATGGTGATAAAGCTTTTTCTGCCGCTAGCACAATTAAGTATCCTATTTTGATTGCATTGTTTCAGGAAGTAGATGCAGGGAGAATCAAACTAGGTGAAACTTTGGTGATGCGACGGAAACATGTCACTGGCGGTTCTGGAGATATGCAGTATCAACGAGTAGGAACTAAGCTTAGTCTCTTGCAAACTGCAACTAAGATGATGACTATTAGTGATAACACTGCTACAAATATGATTATTGACCGTTTAGGTGGTGTATCTAAATTAAATCAAAAGTTTCACCGTTGGGGATTGCAAAGCACTGTAATTCACAATTTGCTAGGAGACTTTAAAGGAACTAATAAAACTAGTGCAAAAGACTTGGTACGACTGTCAGCTTTGATTACAAATAATCAGTTAATTTCGATGACAAGTCAATCCCAAGTTTTAGGTATTATGATTCGTTGTCACAATAGAACATTGCTGCCATCTGGCTTAGGTTATGGTGCAAATATTGCTCATAAAACAGGTACTCTGCGGTTTGTACTAGGCGATGCGGGTATCATTGAAACGCCATCAGGTAAGCGTTATTTAGCAGGAATTTTTGTCCGAAGACCGAATAATGACAATAGAGCTAGGGATTTTATTCGTCAAGTTTCTCAGGTGATGTATGGCTACTTCGAGCAGCCAAAAGTCAGTCATCTACCTTAATTATTTATTCGGCATGAAGTATGATTGACACTTAATTTTTGAGCGAAACGTTTGAGTTTAGTACTCACCGAGAAAATGGAATCGCTTGCACAAACAGCAATCCTGAAGACTGGCAATGTTCAAAGCTGTAATGCGGAATAGCCCGTCATAGACATCGCTTCTCTAACTGCCAAGGTATTATGTAGTCGAATACCATGCAGCATACAGCTTGAGGTTTTGCATGAAAGTAGCAGTCTTCAGTACAAAAGTCTATGATCGGCATTTTTTGTCAGCTGCAAATTCTCTCTCCCAACACGAATTAGTGTTTTTTGAACCCCGTTTAAATCGGGATACTGCTATCCTCGCCGCCGGATTTCCGACGGTTTGCGTATTTGTACACGACCAGGTTGATGCCCCAACTTTAGAGCTTCTCGCCTCACGGGGAACTCGGCTGGTTGTCCTTCGCTGTGCAGGGTTTAACAATGTAGACTTACAAGCCGCAGCAGATTTAGGAATTACCGTTGTGCGTGTTCCCGCCTATTCACCCTACGGAGTAGCAGAACATGCTGTAGGATTGATTTTAAGCTTGAATCGCAAAATTCATCGTGCGTATAACCGTGTCCGAGAAGGCAATTTTTCCCTAGATGGACTGTTGGGATTTAATTTGCATGAGCGCACAGTGGGGATTGTCGGCACCGGCAAAATTGGTCTGATTTTAGGACAGATTATGAAGGGGTTTGGCTGTAACATACTTGCCTATGACGTTTATCGCAATCCAGAATTGGAGGCGCTAGGTGGAAAGTATGTAGAACTACCTGAGCTATTTGCCAACTCTGATATTATCTCCCTGCATTGCCCCCTGATTCCCGAAACGCATCACTTGATTAACGCTGAGGCTATAAAACAGATTAAGTCAGGCGTAATGCTAATTAACACTAGCCGAGGAGCGCTGATTGATACCCAAGCAGTGATTGAGGGATTGAAGTCTGGTAAGATTGGCTATCTCGGTGTGGATGTCTACGAACAAGAATCGGAATTGTTCTTTGAAGATTTGTCTGGCGAAATTATTCAAGATGATATTTTCCAACGTCTGACAACGTTCCCCAATGTACTTATTACCGGACATCAAGCCTTTTTTACAGTAGAAGCTCTCTACAATATTGCAGAAACAACTGTTGCTAATATTGCTGATCTTGAACAGGGTCGTCCTTGTGCAAATGAAATTCGCGCTCAACCGTCAGTTTAAGTAATGCTTGACGATCGCTAAGGGAGCATATTCATTTTGAACGATAGGCAACGCGGAGACTTTGGACTAAAATCACCAGAGATGCGATCGCCATCAATCCGCCCCAAAACCAGTAAGGTAAAAGCAAATACCGCTGCATTTGCGCTGTATCAGAGAGTCCAAGGGGGCCAGCAGAGCTACTAAATAGATAATCAAGTTGATGGTACGTACTCACACAAGCTTGTACACCCAGCAATTGAATGGCAAACCCTTGGGCCCAGCGAGGTGCTCTCAGGGCGATACCCAAGATTATTAAACCCAGCAAGGGAATTGCCATCAATCCAAACCAGGAACGTATCCAAATTAATGTGGAAAATAGCAAAAAACTCCCTAATATTTTTAAACTCAGGGTGGCTGTTGTAAAACTGCGGGAAGCCAGAATCAAAGCTGCACCAGCAAGAGGCGGCCCCATTGGCCCTGCTGCTGCGACCATTGCCGGGCCAATTGGCCCCAATCCCGACCGGATACCATAAGTTGCGACACCGGAACCATTGCTAAAAATCTGCAACTTCTGAAACTGTCCCCCTAATAGGAGTGCCATTAAGCCGTGACCCATTTCATGAAACCAAGTTGCCAAGATTGTAAATGGGTATAAGATATAATCCCCTCCTGGTATTTGCCACAGGAAAGCAGTTGCGATCGCTGCTGCAATTAACCAGGTTAGCCCCATACGTTCAACAACTGGCGGGGCTTCTTTGGTGAGCAAGGGTTTAAAATTTTTGCTTGGTTCCCTCATAGGTCACTCGATTTTAGATTTTAGATTTTAGATTTTGGATTTTAAATTTTGGATTTTAAATTTTGGATTTTTCGGAAAATTCAAAATCTAAAATTGGCAGTGTATTTTCATCCATCCTAGTGTAATTATTAAGGTAGTGGGGTTGCTGGGCAATGCAACAATTCGCACATCAAAGCGACGGCTGTAAACTATGGCGCTATCAAGAACAACATAGTTATCCGTCGCTTGTCTGATGCGGTTCATTTGTTTATCCTCCAAAAGGAATGCCGGAGGATGGGCAGAAAATGCCTAGACTGATGTCACAATTGATCGAGAATCAGTTAAGCAAGTTGAAACAGGAATGTCATTAAGTCTCCTTTACCCAAGCTGATGCGATCGCCTGGTCGCAAGCGGTGACGATTCCCCGGTAAGAGCGGCAAATTATTAATGTAGGTGCCATTGGAACTTCCCACATCCTCTACATAGTGAGCGTCTCCCTCGACGCGAATATCTGCATGAATCCGCGAGACAATTTCTGAATTGGGAAATCCTGAAACATCTATATCAGGGGGAATCCGGTCATTGAGCTTGCCGATATGAATCACAGAGAGATTTTGCGGCAATTCAATTAACCGATCACTTTGAATGTGGATTAACCGTGCTGTAACCTGCTGCAATTGCGTTCTGGCGGCAGTTGCAGTTGGTGCTGCTGCTGGCGGGGGTAGTTCGGCTTCAGAGACTGGCGTTGGTTCCAAAGGTGGTGGAGTCGGAATAGTTTGTCCAGAAACTACGGGTTGAGCTACAACGGTTGGCGGTGGTTCTGGGAGGCTGCTTTCTGTAACAGATACCTGTGGCGGAGCTACTGGGGTAACTGCCACCTCTGTTGGTGGTAAAGATGAGCCGGAGGGATGGGAATTAGTAGAACCGCTTATTCCCAAAGCATCTGGTTGTAAAAGTTCTAACAGTGGATCGGGTGGATCTAACGGCGGAACTTCCACAGGAATATTGGGAGTAACTGTTGCAGCTACCGCAGTATGAACATGTGTAACTCCTGCGGAGTGAAGGTTATAGCCACACTGACCGCAGAATGCAGCATCTGCCTGCACAGTTGCCCCACAACTGGGACAGTTAGTAGTCGCGGGTAAGGGTGTATAGCAAGCTTCACACTGGACAGCGCCGTCAGGGTTAGGATGATTGCAATTAGGGCAGACGATCATCGATATTTAGCCTTTGTTCAAGATCATCATAAATATAGGTAGGACTGGCAAGCAGAGAGCGGCCCTAGCTTTAGATTCTAGCAATTACTGCTGATGGAACAATGAATTGGACGCTCTGAGGCGAGGAAAGAAGCAGGGGGGCAGAGGGGAAGTTACAGTAAGTCTTTCTGCCCCTTTGCACTGCCTCTTGCGCCCAATGCCCCATTGTTCAATGTTGGAGTTCCAAACCTGCTGCCGCATCCAGCAGCCACCAAAGTTCACCTTGGGGCTGAATTAAGCGGGATGGGTAAGTGAAGTCATCCGCTACAGGTGCAAAGACTTGCGCCAAAGCTGGTCGTTTATTAGCACCAGCAACCAGAAAAATCACGCTGCGAGCAGAGTTGATAAAGGGGTATGTGAAACTTATCCTGAGGTTTCCGTTTTTGTTACCCACAGTCAGCAGGCGATCGCGTACTTTGAGAGCCTCTGTGTGGGGAAACAAAGATGCGGTATGTGCATCATCACCCATTCCTAGTAATACTACATCCAATGAGGGAAACTCGACCCCAGGAGAATTGAAAAATTCTTTGAGTTGTTGTTCATACTTAGCAGCAGCCAGTTCTGGATTGGCTTCTAAAGTTGGTACGGGATGAATGTTAGCCGCTGGGATGTCAACACGATCTAGCCACGCACGACGCGTCATCAGTTCATTGCTATCGGGGTGATCTGGTGGTACGTAACGCTCATCCCCCCAGAATATATGAATTTTATCCCAAGGCAGTTTTTGATTAGCGATCGCTTCGTATAACGGTTTAGGTGTACTACCGCCAGATAAGGCGATGGTAAACCGCCCCCGCTGCTCAATGGCAGTTTCTAACTTGGACAGAATTAATTCTAGCGCTCGTGCAACTAGTGCTGGCTGATCCGGTAGAACTTCAACGGTTTTGTTCATGGCTTCATCATATTGCTGGCTTCCAGCAATACAATACCGAACTTATTACAATCCTCCTTTTGAACTTTTGAAACATTTAACATCGTGGATTAAGTAGGCTGGAAAAATATAGACGCTCATTATCATTTTTAACGGTGAGTTGTCAGTAGTCAGTCGTACTAACTACTAACTACTTTCATGATTATTTTTATTTACACCCAGTTACTTGATACTTGGTTGAGTAACGCCATAGAGGATACATTTCTTAATTCTTATTAAAAATTAATAAAACTAATTAATTAGAAACAATGCTTCCCAGTCAGCGATCGCTTCGCGTTGGGCGATTAACAATTGCTGAATTCCTTTTTGAGCGACATCTAGGAGTTGATCCAACTGAGTACGGCTAAAGCTGCCTTCTTCGGCTGTTCCCTGGACTTCAATAATTCCCAGGTGTTGATTCATCACCACGTTAAAATCTACTGTTGCAGCCACATCTTCAATATAATTTAGATCCAAAAATGGCTCTTGCTCCAGTAATCCTACGGAAACTGCTGCAACCTGTCCACACAGAGGCGATCGCTCCAACCCGCCCGACTGCAACAATTTAGAAATCGCATGAGCCAACGCGACAAAAGAGCCTGTAATCGCTGTTGTCCGAGTTCCAGCGTCTGCTTGCAACACATCGGCATCCACAGTCAGCGTGCGTTCTCCCAGAGCCTCAAAATCCACTGCTGCGCGTAAGCTACGGCCAATTAGACGTTGAATTTCTTGCGTCCGTCCAGATAATTTCAATAATTCCCTTTCTTGCCGTTTTTGAGTAGCAGATGGTAACATCCGGTACTCAGC from Nostoc sp. UHCC 0926 includes these protein-coding regions:
- a CDS encoding CapA family protein; translation: MANRSMGRVLSFSFISVCLYLGISIGVIIRLGQSQRLNAATTPIEPVQFPLPIPELTPSTTKQQTFPDTITIKAVGDIIPGTNFPNYRLPRFRDQLLPKSVRTKLQGSDILFGNFESSLTNYPYTAKDISRGQVFAFRSPPAYAQLFAEAGFNVFNMANNHAMDFGPVGFKDTKKNLEAVGIATLGHKNQILYLEANNISVAMIGFSPYEIYNSIHNLGVAQALVAEAKKKANIIVVSMHAGAEGTGALQVKNQTEFFYGENRGNSIKFARNMIDAGADLVLGHGPHVPRAIEIYKGKIIAYSLGNFLGYRTLSTNAQTGDSMILEVKLNPAGNLVSSKIIPVRMDRQGIPHIDQRFQTVKLMRYLNNQAFPKNPVKINKKGEIVVGNIK
- a CDS encoding class I SAM-dependent methyltransferase; translated protein: MLKSKSINIPKPTRYQNAAIDYYMGITDSSYLHYGYWEPLPTAGEELTVTRLRAAQVAYAAKLLSFIPEDTKTVLDVGCGIGGNAAYLCSRGFTVEGLAPDVIQQEKFIKNTNSQVPFYLTRFEDFHTSHSYDLVLFSESSQYIAADDLAQGAARLLSSGGYLLLADMMRSDAGYQKGIFSNCHVVSELQAALIKAGFKLIKTEDISSQIAPTIDLGVDNFRTFGLTTIKYIADIVAIALPPLHAIGRLAFKRWLEKPIVEGLAARTIFDKHLCYEIQLWQLAIHQVN
- a CDS encoding serine hydrolase → MKLRWFLLSLTSILLLSSPAKANPNTNQVSNVNDWSANQYNLQLPKLQFIPPVPLSEPVNPINTSKFTGVVPLGREISELKTPIKALMEHYKFLTPGMFFMDLQTGDYFSFNGDKAFSAASTIKYPILIALFQEVDAGRIKLGETLVMRRKHVTGGSGDMQYQRVGTKLSLLQTATKMMTISDNTATNMIIDRLGGVSKLNQKFHRWGLQSTVIHNLLGDFKGTNKTSAKDLVRLSALITNNQLISMTSQSQVLGIMIRCHNRTLLPSGLGYGANIAHKTGTLRFVLGDAGIIETPSGKRYLAGIFVRRPNNDNRARDFIRQVSQVMYGYFEQPKVSHLP
- a CDS encoding 2-hydroxyacid dehydrogenase, giving the protein MKVAVFSTKVYDRHFLSAANSLSQHELVFFEPRLNRDTAILAAGFPTVCVFVHDQVDAPTLELLASRGTRLVVLRCAGFNNVDLQAAADLGITVVRVPAYSPYGVAEHAVGLILSLNRKIHRAYNRVREGNFSLDGLLGFNLHERTVGIVGTGKIGLILGQIMKGFGCNILAYDVYRNPELEALGGKYVELPELFANSDIISLHCPLIPETHHLINAEAIKQIKSGVMLINTSRGALIDTQAVIEGLKSGKIGYLGVDVYEQESELFFEDLSGEIIQDDIFQRLTTFPNVLITGHQAFFTVEALYNIAETTVANIADLEQGRPCANEIRAQPSV
- a CDS encoding M50 family metallopeptidase; amino-acid sequence: MREPSKNFKPLLTKEAPPVVERMGLTWLIAAAIATAFLWQIPGGDYILYPFTILATWFHEMGHGLMALLLGGQFQKLQIFSNGSGVATYGIRSGLGPIGPAMVAAAGPMGPPLAGAALILASRSFTTATLSLKILGSFLLFSTLIWIRSWFGLMAIPLLGLIILGIALRAPRWAQGFAIQLLGVQACVSTYHQLDYLFSSSAGPLGLSDTAQMQRYLLLPYWFWGGLMAIASLVILVQSLRVAYRSK
- a CDS encoding FHA domain-containing protein, producing MIVCPNCNHPNPDGAVQCEACYTPLPATTNCPSCGATVQADAAFCGQCGYNLHSAGVTHVHTAVAATVTPNIPVEVPPLDPPDPLLELLQPDALGISGSTNSHPSGSSLPPTEVAVTPVAPPQVSVTESSLPEPPPTVVAQPVVSGQTIPTPPPLEPTPVSEAELPPPAAAPTATAARTQLQQVTARLIHIQSDRLIELPQNLSVIHIGKLNDRIPPDIDVSGFPNSEIVSRIHADIRVEGDAHYVEDVGSSNGTYINNLPLLPGNRHRLRPGDRISLGKGDLMTFLFQLA
- the pgl gene encoding 6-phosphogluconolactonase, with the protein product MNKTVEVLPDQPALVARALELILSKLETAIEQRGRFTIALSGGSTPKPLYEAIANQKLPWDKIHIFWGDERYVPPDHPDSNELMTRRAWLDRVDIPAANIHPVPTLEANPELAAAKYEQQLKEFFNSPGVEFPSLDVVLLGMGDDAHTASLFPHTEALKVRDRLLTVGNKNGNLRISFTYPFINSARSVIFLVAGANKRPALAQVFAPVADDFTYPSRLIQPQGELWWLLDAAAGLELQH
- the rph gene encoding ribonuclease PH, with amino-acid sequence MVWQRPDGRLPYELRPISFYPSFTRFAPGSVLARCGDTQVLCTVSVTKGVPKFLEGTGKGWLTAEYRMLPSATQKRQERELLKLSGRTQEIQRLIGRSLRAAVDFEALGERTLTVDADVLQADAGTRTTAITGSFVALAHAISKLLQSGGLERSPLCGQVAAVSVGLLEQEPFLDLNYIEDVAATVDFNVVMNQHLGIIEVQGTAEEGSFSRTQLDQLLDVAQKGIQQLLIAQREAIADWEALFLIN